One part of the Cyprinus carpio isolate SPL01 chromosome A25, ASM1834038v1, whole genome shotgun sequence genome encodes these proteins:
- the LOC122135624 gene encoding harmonin-like, whose protein sequence is MSKTDTLPAEKKNKKEMEFELKLAKEKEEILEREKQMKISRLLQEVSETEREDLEESEKVQHWVERLCQTRLEQISSVENDSAEMSPTRSPVSTGPTKRRFPGGLTLATTDLDDINLDDVDQSLRQPLKRLAPTPPTSNQAPPPLPLPSPSPRLYHTSNHRPPSPRTQLPMQPSPRPTPQRPPSPLARRVPPSSIGRSWQPPAAQLFSSRGPSSSQPPPPPPPPPPPPPPPPPPPPPPPLHMEDKYHVGSSNYPRSPSLSEQGSRFGDNGYRQRGGFHSTIPSYLSRPPSPKADHNLMVSIVNTFGSVRGFRHIIIQSNSIPKLIS, encoded by the exons atgtcaAAGACTGACACTCTCCCAGCtgagaaaaagaacaagaaagagaTGGAGTTTGAGCTGAAACTTGCTAAGGAGAAGGAAGAGATACTTGAGCGCGAGAAGCAGATGAAAATCAGCAGACTACTGCAAGAG GTGTCAGAAACTGAAAGAGAAGATCTGGAAGAGTCAGAGAAGGTGCAGCATTGGGTGGAGAGGCTCTGTCAAACCAGACTAGAGCAAATCTCCTCAGTCGAAAATGATTCTGCAGAG ATGTCTCCAACTCGTTCGCCAGTGTCAACTGGTCCCACCAAACGGAGGTTCCCTGGAGGCTTGACCTTGGCCACTACTGACCTTGATGACATCAACTTAGATGATGTGGACCAGAGTCTAAGGCAGCCTTTGAAAAGACTAGCCCCAACTCCACCTACATCCAACCAAGCTCCCCCTCCCTTACCACTCCCTTCACCCTCACCCCGACTTTACCACACATCCAACCATCGCCCTCCATCTCCAAGAACGCAGCTCCCAATGCAACCCAGTCCCAGACCAACCCCTCAACGCCCACCTTCTCCACTAGCCAGAAGAGTACCCCCTTCCTCAATAGGTCGTAGCTGGCAACCCCCTGCTGCCCAACTATTCTCCTCCAGGGGTCCGTCCTCATCTCAGCCACCTCCCCCACCACCACCTCCTCCCCCTCCACCACCACCgcctcctcctccaccacctcctccaccccTGCACATGGAGGACAAGTACCATGTGGGGTCGTCCAACTATCCCCGCTCCCCAAGCTTATCTGAACAGGGAAGCAGGTTTGGGGACAATGGTTACCGACAGAGAGGGGGATTCCACTCCACCATCCCCAGTTATCTCTCACGCCCACCCAGCCCGAAGGCTGACCACAACTTGATGGTTAGCATAGTTAACACATTTGGGAGTGTGAGAGGCTTTAGACACATTATAATTCAATCCAATTCAATTCCAAAATTGATTTCATGA